From the genome of Rhodobacteraceae bacterium Araon29, one region includes:
- a CDS encoding DUF3833 family protein: protein MKNLFLALTALVFLASCSGKPSLDDEKLSDREFRLEQFFAGKTKAHGQFQDILGNVSRRFEVDITGTWDGRLLTMVEDFTYADGSEEQRIWKLTKTGPNTWSGTAGGVIGDAFGETRGDTFNWGYKIDLPVPDGTMRVVFDDWMWQLSDTRVLNRAYMSRYGFPLGEVVIYFEKE, encoded by the coding sequence ATGAAAAATTTATTTCTAGCACTCACGGCATTGGTTTTTTTGGCCAGTTGCAGCGGAAAGCCATCGCTTGATGATGAAAAGCTGTCGGACCGTGAATTTCGTCTAGAACAGTTTTTTGCCGGAAAAACCAAGGCGCATGGCCAATTTCAGGATATTTTGGGTAATGTCTCAAGGCGCTTTGAGGTGGATATCACTGGTACTTGGGATGGCCGTTTACTCACTATGGTAGAAGATTTCACCTATGCAGATGGTAGTGAAGAGCAACGGATTTGGAAACTCACGAAAACTGGGCCAAACACATGGTCTGGAACCGCCGGTGGTGTGATCGGTGATGCCTTTGGTGAAACACGCGGTGATACGTTTAACTGGGGTTATAAAATTGATCTTCCAGTGCCGGATGGAACCATGCGCGTGGTGTTTGATGACTGGATGTGGCAGCTCAGCGATACGCGTGTTTTGAACCGCGCCTATATGAGCAGATATGGTTTTCCTCTAGGTGAAGTGGTGATTTACTTTGAAAAAGAATAG